In the Agromyces flavus genome, GACGGTCGGATGACCGGCGAGCGCGTCGGCGTAGCGGTCGGTGAGCGTGCCCTCGGGAGGCCCGCCCAGCAGGTTCACCATCACCGACCAGTCGTCGTGGCATCCGGTGCCGCCGAGCGGCAGGTCGAGCACCGCCCGCAGGTGCTGCTCGAACTGGCCGGTGGTGCAGCCGTCCATGGTCCAGTGGCCGGAGTTGTGCGGACGCATGGCCAGCTCGTTGACGAGCACGCGGTCGTCGCTCGTCTCGAACAGCTCGACGGCGAGCACGCCGGTCACGCCGAGCCCCTCGGCGACGGCGATCGCGACGTCGGCCGCGACATCGGCCAGGCGGCCGGCCGAGCTCGGGGCGGGCGCGATGACCTCGCTGCACACTCCGCCGACCTGCACGGTCTCGACGAGCGGCCAGGCGACCACCTCGCCGGACGGGCGGCGTGCGACCAGCTGCGCGAGCTCGCGCCGGAAGTCGACGAGCTCCTCGGCCAGCAGCGCGCCATCGCGGCCGTCCTCGCCGGCGGCCGCGAACCACTCCGCGACCTCGGCGGCGCTGCGCACGACTCGCACGCCCTTGCCGTCGTACCCGCCGCGCGGGGTCTTCACGACCGCGGCGCCGGCGTGGTCGGCGATGAACGCGTCGAGCTCGTCGGGCGTGGTCACGCGCGCCCAGTCGGGCACCGGCTGGCCGAGCTCCGAGAGCCGCGCGCGCATGAGCAGCTTGTCCTGCGCGTAGCGGAGCGCGTCGGGGCCGGGATGCACGGGGACGCCGGCATCAACGAGCGTGCGCAGCACGTCCTGCGGGACGTGCTCGTGGTCGAACGTCACGACGTCGACCCCACGCGCGAAGGCGAGCACGGTCGCAGCGTCGGTGTAGTCGCCGACCCGGTCGGCCGCGAGCGATGCGGCCATGCCGTCGCCCTCGGCGAGCACCCGGAGCTCGACGCCGAGCTCGATCGCCGCTGGGATCATCATCCGTGCCAACTGCCCTGCGCCGATCACTCCGACTCGCACCGGTCCGAACCGTCCGTTCCCGCGACGCCCGGTGCGCCGCGACACCCCAGTCTACGGCGGGGTCGCGGCTAGGATCGGGGGATGCCCGGCACGCTGCGCTCGCTCGCGACGCGCGCGTGGCACGGGTTCCTGGCGTATCTCGTGAAGTTCGGCGTCGTCGGTCTCATCGGCTTCGTGATCGACATCGCGCTGTTCAACGCGCTGCGGGTCGGCGTGTTCGGCGAGGGCACGTGGGCCCAGTCCGCGATCGGCGCCAAGACCATCTCGACGACCGTCGCGATCGTGTTCAACTGGCTGGGCAACCGCTACTGGACGTTCCGGCGGCACCGTCGTCGGCACGCGCTGCGGGAGTTCGCCGAGTACGCGATCGTGTCGGTCGGCGGCATGGCGATCGCACTGCTGTGCCTGTGGATCAGCCATCACGTGCTCGGACTCACGAGCCTGCTCGCCGACAACATCTCGACCAACGTCGTGGGCCTGGCCCTCGGCACGGCGTTCCGCTTCGTCCTCTACCGGTACTGGGTGTTCGGCCACCACCGCACCGACGGCCTGTCGAACCGCGCCCGGGTCGAGGAGGCGCAGCGTGCGCTGTTCGAGGAGCCGCCGCTCGAGCCGGCGCCCCTCGAGGGGTCCGGCCATTCCGGCGAGGCCTTCGGCGCGAGCGAGGGGCGCGCCGGCGAGCGAGGCTCCGACTACTCGGCGCCGCCGAGGAACCAGGGCGGGTAGACCGCCACGCGGACCTTCGCGCCGACGGCCTGCAGCGCGGCGCGGACACGGTCGCGCACGCGATCGTTCGCGACCGCGATGAGCGCGATGCGCTCGATCGGCACGCTCCCGCGCACGAGCACCTCGGCGGCGCGCAGGCCAGCGCCCTCGTCGGCGAAGGTGACGCGCGCGATGGCGCGTTCGGCGTCGGGCCACGTCGCGGCGATCGCGGCGCCGCCGAGCGCGGCATCCGTCTCGCTGACGGCCACCTCGCCCGGCGAATGGAGCCGGGCGCCCGCCGCGGCCGCGACCGAGGTCACGAGCAGCACGTGGTCGGCGGCCGGCCGGCGCACCGCCTCGGCGGTGAGGCGCGGGTCGGGCGTCCCGGTGCGGATCGCGTCCCACACGTGCGCGTCGGTCGAGAGCAGGAACGGGACGTACTCGGCCACGTGCGCGCCCGTGTCGCCGACGCTCGTCGACCGACGGTAGGCGCGGGCGGCCGGGTCGGCGACGTCGACGACCGGCGACGCCGGCGGGTCGCCCGCGTCGGCGAGGAGCGCGCCCGCCCCGAGGATGCGGCCGAGGTTCTCGATGTGGGTCACGTGGTAGAGCCGGGCCTTCCCGGCGTCGAGCGGCGGTGCCGACGCACCGGCGAGGCGGGGCGACCGAGCGGATGCCGCGGGGCGCGACGCCCGCGTCGAGCCGCCGCCGCGCGCCGCGGCGGGACCCGTCCCGGCCGCACGCGTCGCACGGGTGCGCGCCGCTCGAGCGGGGGCCTCGGGCTCAGGCGGTGGGGAGCAGATCGCGCAGAGACCCTCGTCGAACCCGTGGATGCATTCCTCGCCCAAAGTGGTGGTGCCTTTCTCGCCCGGCCCGCGGGGAGCGCGCGCCGCCCGACTACAGTACGCGCTCCGGCTGGCTGCCTCGCACGAGCGGGTGGGGCGGAACCGTCAGCGGCCGCCCCAGGCGAAGGTGTCGCCCTCCATCGGGGTGGGCGGGCCGAGCGCCGACGGCCCGAGCGCGGGTCCGCCGAGTGCGTGGGACTCCGCCATGAGCTCGTGCAGCGCCGCCTGCACGGCGAGCGGGTCCGGAAGGTCCTTGAGCACGATGGGCACCTCGTGCCCGGTCTCGAGTCGCACGTCTCCCGAGCCGATGAGCCGCTGCATCCACGATCGGCTGATCTGCACGTCGTAGCCGCGCCGGTGCCAGAGCTCGCGGCGCACGCGGACGAAGAGCCCGCGGCGCACGATGACGCGCCGGGTCGTGACGGTGGCGCGCGAGGCGAGCCACGCCAGGTACGGCACCGCGCAGCCGACCACCGCGACGAGCGCGGCGGCGACCAGTGCCGCGAGCTGCGGCCAACCTTCGAGCGCGGGGACGAGATACGCCGTCGCGCCGGCGGTCGCGATGAGTAGGAGGGCCGGCAGCGCGAGCACGCGGCCGTGACGCCGCAGCCGCGCCACGACGCGTTCGTCGGCCCCTGCCACGGGTCCCGTGCGCGCGTCCGCCATACGGCCCATTAATACCGCAGGTGCGTGACGTCTCCTGCGGCGACAGCCTGCGGCTCGCCGTTCTCGCGGTCCCGCACGACGAGGCGGCCGTCGTCGTCGAGGCGCTCGGCGACGCCGACCAGCTCACCGCCCCCCGGCAGCTCGACGCGCACCTCGTGCCCGAGCGTGCCGCACACGGCGGCCACGCGCTCGGCCACGCCGCTCGCCGACGGGTCGCCGCCGGACGCGATGAAGCGGTCGACGAGGTCGAGCAGGCGCGAGAGGTACCCGCTCAGCACGGCATCGGCGTCGGGTCGGCGTCCGGTCGCGAGCAGCAGCGACGTCGAGGTGAGCGTGGGCAGGTCGTGCTCGTCGAGCGTCAGGTTGAGTCCCGCGCCGATCACGACGGCGTCCTCGGCGACGAGCTCGGAGAGGATGCCGCACGCCTTGTACCCGGACACGAGCACGTCGTTGGGCCACTTGAGCTCGACGTCGACGCCCCCGGTGCCGTCGTCCTCGCCGCCGCGGTCGGCGGATGCCGCGGCGACCGCATCGCGCACGGTCTCGGTCATGGCGACCCCGGCGATGAGTGGCAGCCAGCCGAACGCATCGGCGGGCAGCCGTGTGGCCCGTCCGGCGCCGGGTCCTGCCGCCGCGGCGGGCCGGAGCAGGACCGAGATGGCGAGCGTCTTGCCGGTGGGTGCGAGCCAGGTGCGGCCGAGCCGCCCGCGACCACGGGTCTGGTCGTCGGTCACGACGACGGCGCCGTGCGGCCACCCCGCGGCATCCGGCCCCGTCGCCGCCTCGCGGAGGACGTCGTTGGTGGACCCCGCCGTCTCGAGCCACTCGAACCTCGGCACGACCGCGCGCGATCGCTCCCACTCCATGCCCGACCTCCCTCGTCGGGTTCAGGCTAGTGTCCGTGCGTCGGGTCGGCGTGGCGATCACCACCACCCGGCCGTGCCTTTTTGTGGGAATCCCTCAACGAACCGGCCCGTATGGGCGCCGGTAGAGTGAACCGCGTGACCGAATCGACGACCGACGGCCCCGACCTCTCCACCACCGCGGGCAAGCTCGCCGACCTCAAGCAGCGCTATCACGAGGCCGTGACCGCCTCCGGCGAGGCGGCCATCGAGAAGCAGCACGCCAAGGGCAAGATGACCGCTCGCGAGCGCATCGCCGAGCTGCTCGACCCCGGTTCGTTCGTCGAGCTCGACGAGTTCGTGCGCCACCGCACGCACGCCTTCGGCATGGACCGGAAGCGCCCCTACGGCGACGCGGTGGTCACCGGCACCGGCACGATCCACGGCCGCCAGGTCGCGGTCTACTCGCAGGACTTCACGATCTTCGGCGGATCCCTCGGCGAGGTCGCGGGCGAGAAGATCATCAAGGTCATGGAGCTCGCCCTCAAGACCGGGGTGCCCATCATCGGCATCCTCGACTCGGGCGGCGCGCGCATCCAGGAGGGCGTCGTCGCGCTCGGCAAGTATGGCGAGATCTTCCGCCGCAACACCGCGGCCTCGGGCGTGATCCCCCAGATCTCGATCGTCTGCGGCCCCGCCGCCGGCGGCGCGGTGTACTCCCCCGCGCTCACCGACTTCGTGATCATGGTCGACAAGACCAGCCAGATGTTCGTGACCGGCCCCGACGTGATCAAGACCGTCACCGGCGAAGACGTCGGCATGGAGGAGCTCGGCGGCGCGCTGACGCACAACACGGTGTCGGGCGTCGCGCACTACCTCGCGAGCGACGAGTCCGACGCGCTCGACTACGCGCGCACGCTGGTGTCGTTCCTCCCCGACAACAACATGTCCGAGGCGCCCGTGTACGACGCCGACGTCGAGCTCGAGGTGACCGACGACGACCGGCGCCTCAACACGGTCATCCCCGACTCGCCCAACCAGCCGTACGACATGCACTCGATCATCGAGGGCATCGTCGACCACGGCGACTTCCTCGAGGTGCAACCGCTGTTCGCGCCGAACATCGTCGTCGGCTTCGCGCGCGTCGAGGGCCGCTCGGTCGGCATCATCGCCAACCAGCCGAGCCAGATGGCGGGCACGCTGAACATCGCGGCGGGCGAGAAGGCCTCGCGCTTCGTGCGATTCTGCGACGCGTTCTCGATCCCGATCCTCACCCTGGTCGACGTGCCCGGCTACCTCCCCGGCACCGACCAGGAGTGGACCGGCGTGATCCGCCGGGGCGCGAAGCTGCTCTACGCCTACGCCGAGGCGACCGTGCCGCTCGTGACGGTCATCACCCGCAAGGCGTACGGCGGCGCGTACATCGTCATGGGCTCGAAGCAGCTCGGCGCCGACATCAACCTGGCCTGGCCGACCGCCGAGATCGCCGTCATGGGCGGCCAGGGCGCGGTGAACATCCTGTACCGCGGCGAGATCAAGCGCGCCGAAGAGGCCGGCGAGGATGTCGCGGCCGTCCGGACGCGGCTGGCCAACGAGTACACGTACAACGTCGCCTCCCCGTTCCTCGCCGCCGAGCGCGGCGAGCTCGACGGCGTCATCGAGCCCGCGGCGACGCGCGTGTCGGTGACCAAGGCGCTCCGGGCGCTGCGTACCAAGCGCGCGAGCCTGCCGCCCAAGAAGCACGGCAACATCCCGCTCTAGGAGGCCTCGTCATGACCACCGCATCGGGCGACGCCGGCGAGGCCGCGTCGTCGATCGACCTGAAGTTCCTCACGCGCGACGTGTCGGCCGAGGAGGCCGCGGCCGTGACCGCCGTCATCGTCGCCGCCGTCGGCGAAGTGCAGGCCGCACCCCCGCCGCCCGGGCGCAGCGAATGGGCCCACCTGCGCGGCGCGGTGCGTCCCCACGTCGAGGTCGGCCCGCGGCGATGGGCCATGTCCGTCCGCTGATCCGGGTGTGTCCCCCGAGTGGGGCGCGTCGCGCGGCCGGGTCCGCATGATGTCCCCCTCGTTGTCCCCCGAAATGCTGACTTCGCAGACGCGCCCCGATCCGTACCATGGACGTACGGGCTCCTCAGGAGGCCGTCTCGTCACCGGCTGGGTAACCGGTGGCGCTCTGGGGGCGAGTCAGGGCGATATTCGGGTTGTCGCCGTGACTCGGGCTTGCTGGGGGGTCGGTAGGGGCCGACCCCCCGCTTCCATGTCCGGACCCGTTCACGCGGCACGAGCGCCTCACCCGGCTCGCGGGATCTCCATCCAGAGGTCGACCTCGGCGTCCTCCGACTGAGCGACCTCGTCCTCGCCGCCGCCCCGCAGCCCGACCACGGTGACCGCGACGGGCGAGCCCTCGGCCGCCGTGCGGGCGATGAGGCGGTCGGCGCGCGTGGCGTCCAGCGCATCGGCGAGCTGCGAGAGCACGCGGTCGCGCGACGCCTCGTCGAGGTCGTCGATGCCGCCCTCGTCGAGCAGCGTGACCGTCGCACCGCGGTCGCGCGCGCGCTTGACCGCCTGTCGCACGGCGTCGGTCAGCAGCATCCGCCCTCGGATCTCGTCGCGGATCGCCGCCTCGAGCGTGCGGCACTCCCGCCGTTCGGCATCGGTGAGCGAGTGGTCCTCGTCGGCGATCCGCCTGAGCATGGGCGCGGCGAGCCGTTGGGTGTGCGCGAGGCGCATCCGCCCCTCGAAGAGGTGCGCGTCCTGGGCCGCCTGCCAGGCGGCCGCCTCGCGCTCGGCCTGCGCATACCGCCGCGTCGCGCGCGCCGCGCCGGCGAGCGCCGCGGAGAGCATGTGCGCGATCGCCACCCAGACGATGCTGCCGATGACTCCCAGTTCGCCGAGCGCGAGCGGCCCGGCCCACACGACGGTCTGCACGGCGAGCGCGATGACCCCGAGCCAGGCGGCCACCAGCTGACGACGGGCCGCGGTGATGGTCATCAGCGTTCCCACTGCGGCCACGTACCAGGTCGCGTAGCCGTTGTCGTTGTTCGGATCCAGCTGGCTCGTGACCAGCATGGGCAGCACGATGCTGACGGCGAGGTTGAGCGCCGCGAGCCAGTCGGGCATGCGCGCCCGGCGGACCGGCCACAGGCTGAGTGCGGTGGCGACCGCGTAGAGCGCGAGCGCCACGAGCGCCGGCCACGGCGAGTCGGGCACGGTGAGCGAGATGACGCCGAGCACCACGTGGTACGCGGAGAACAGCGCGGCGAGCACGAGGAGCAGCCAACGAGGGACCGAGATCACGATCGGCCCCCGTCCAGCCCGGCGGGCCAGGCGAGCGTCACTCGCGTGCCTCGGCCCGGGGCGGAGTCGATGCGGGCCGAGCCGCCCGCGTTCGCCATCCGCTCCTCGATCGACACGCGCAGGCCGAGCCGGCTCAACGGCACCTCGGCCGGCTCGAAGCCCGAGCCGTTGTCCACGACCTCGATCACGCATCCGCCCGCGCCGACGCCGCGGATCTCGAGCTCGCGCCGCACCCGGCCGATCGGGCCGTCGGCGTGCTGGACGCTGTTGACCATCGCCTGCACCGCGGCGGACGAGAGTGCGTCGACCGCCTCCACGGGGAGCTCGACCCCGCTCGTGTCGGTCACGCGCACGATGAACGGCGCGGAGAAGCCCGTGACCGCCGAGCGCAGGCGACGGGCGAGCACCGAGAGATCGGCTCGATCGGCGACGCCGGGCACCTCGACGGCGGCCTCGTCGAGACGTCGCACGGCATCCGCGGCCATGCGCGACGCGAGCTGGCGCTCCGCGGGCGTGTTCGCAGCGGCGGCGGACAGCAGGGTGGTCAGCACGCTGTCGTGCACCAGCGCATCGACCTTCACGCGCTCCATCTCGTTCGCGTGCTGCCTCGCGGCCATGTCGTAGCGCTGCAACGCGCCCTCCTGCGCCGCGTCGACTGCCTCGGCGGCTTGGCGCAGCATGGTGATGATGACCAGCACGACGATGCCGAGGATCACCGCGTAGAGCGTGTCGAGGACGGCGCGCACGGGCTCGTCGGCCGCGCCACCGGACGGGCTCAACCGCACGACGCCGTAGAGGGCGGGCACCGCGACCGTATAGGCGGCCGCGGGCGCCACGGGCACGGCGATCACCGACGCGGTCGTCGCCACGGTGCACAGGTAGTACAGCCACGGCGTCTCGCCATCCATGGCCGCGGTGTCGACGACGAGCACAGGGCCAGGCGATCAGGCACAGCACGTAGAGTCCCGCGAACGCGACCGCGGCGCCGCGCACGGCCAGGCGGGTGAACGTGGCGGCCGCGAGCGCCGCGATGGCGCCGTAGAGCAGCGCCATCATCGCCACGCCCGCGCCGTCGACGAGGTAGGCCGACTGTTCGATCGCGGTGGGGACCGTCTGCGCCCCGAAGACGACGCCGAATGCGCCGAGTGCGCGTCCGGAGACGATCTCGACCTGCGCACGGCTCACCGCTCCGCGGCGCGACGCGAGCCGGCTCGCGCGCCAGTCAGGCCCGGCCATCACCGGCCTCGGCGTCGAGCCCCGGCAGGATGCCGTCCTCCACCGCCCGGCGCAGCAGGTCGACCTTCGTGGGCGCCGGGCGCCCGACCTCGACGTACTTGGCCCGGATGCGGTCGAGGTACTCGCGAGCGGTGGAATGCGCGATCCCGAGCTGCTGGGCGACGAGCTTCAGCGGCAGCCCCGAGGCGTACAGGTGCAGCACGTCGCGTTCGCGCCGACCGAGCTGCGCCTTCGCGAAGTCGCGGTCGGCCTCGATCGCGCTCGCCCATTCGACGTTGTTGAGCGCCTCGCCGCGCGCCACCGTCGCGATGGCCGCGATCACGGCCGAGGTCGGCGACGACTTCGGGATCACCCCGGCCGCGCCCGCAGCGAGCGCCTCGCGGACCGCGGCGACGCGATCGGCGATGCTGTGCACGAGCACCTGACTGCCCGAGGCGAGGACGCTGCGTACGTTGTCGGTCACGCTCGATCCGTCGCCGAGCGAGAGGTCGAGCAGCACCACCCGCGGAGGCTCGCTGCCCGGATCCTCGAAGGCCGCGAGCAGGGTGGGCACGTCGGCGGTGTCGGCGACGACGTCGTAGCCGGCGTCGCGGCATGCGGCCCGCAGGCCGAGGCGCACGGCCTCGTGGTCGTCGACGATGGCGACGGTCGTCGCGCCGCGGCCCCCATCGGACTGCTCCGTCACTCGGCCACCCCCGTCATCCGGCTTCCGTCGTCTGGTTCCGTGCTGGTCCTCACACGATAGCGGCCAGTCGCGCGACCGCCTCGACGTGGTGCGTGTCCGGGAAGAGGTCGAAGGCGCGGAGCGCCTCGAGCTCGTACCCGTGGGCGCGGAACAGCCCGACATCCCGTGCCAGCGCGACGGGGTCGCAGGCGACGTAGACGACCTGGGCGGGCCGCAGCGCGGCGAGCCGGTCGACGACGGCCCGACCCGCGCCGGACCGCGGCGGGTCGAGCACGACGGTCGCCCCGCGCAGGCCCCGCGTCGCGGCATCCGGCGCCGCCGCCAGTTCGTCGAGGTAGCGGTCGACCCGTGCCGTCACGGCGCGAGCGCCCACCCAGTCGGCGAGGTTCGCGCCCGCGTGCTCGGTGGCTCCGGCGTCGGCCTCGACGGTGGTGATCCGCACGCCCGACCCGAATCGATCGCCCACGGCGGCGGCGAGCAGGCCGACGCCGCCGTAGAGGTCCTGGTTGTCGGCGGCGGGATCGAAGCGATCGGGGTCGACGAGGTCCTGCACGGCGGCCGTCAACGTCGCTGCCGCGCCGACGTGCACCTGCCAGAAGCCGTCGCGGTCGACCGTGAAGCGCCGTTCGCCGACGCGCTCGGTGATCGTCGGCGCCGCATCGCGTCGGCTGCGGTGGTCGCCGGGCGAGCGGACGATCAGCTGGGGGTCGCCGTCGGCCGGGGCGACGAGGTCGACGGCGGTGGCGCCCTCGAGCGTGCGTGCGATCGGTGCGATGGCCTGGATGGCGGGCGCCGCGAGCGGCAGCGAGGCGACCGGCACCACGGTGTGGCTGCGCGCCGCGTACGGACCCACGGTGCCGTCGGGCGCGACGTGGAGTCGCACGCGAGTGCGCCATCCGGTGCCGGCCTCGGGGTCGACGCCCGGCGCGACGGCGGGATCGACGGGCTCGACCGCGGCCTCCGCCTCGACTCCGCCCATGCGCCGCAGTGCATCGCGCAGCACGTCGGCCTTGAGCTCGCGCTGCCTGGCCATCGCGATGTGGCCGAACTCGGCGCCGCCGGCACGCTGCTCCGGGGCCCGGTCGACGGATGCCTCGGCCCAGGGGTGCTCGCGGCGATCGGGCGAGGCGCGCAGCACCGAGATCGTCTCGGCGCGCCAGAACCGCTCGCGTCCCGCGTCCACGACCTGCGCCGCCACGCGCTCGCCCGGGATGGCGTCGGCGACGAAGACGACCCGGCCCTCGTGCCGGGCGACCGCGACGCCGCCGTGCGCGATGCGCTCGACCTCGAGGTCGAGGACGGGTCCCGGCGCAGCGGGCCGGGCCGAGCCGCCTCGGCGGTGGCCGCGGGCCGGGCGGCGACGACGACGATCCTGTGCCATGACCCGAGCATCGCACACGGCGCGACCGGCAGGATGGGGGGATGCGCCTCTACCTCGCCTCCACCTCGCCCGCACGTCGGCAGCTCCTGCGGCAGGCGGGCGTCGAGCCGCTGCTCGTCGCACCCGCGGTCGACGAGGAAGCGGCGGTGACGGCGCACGAGGCAGAGCACGGCCCGCTCTCGCCCGACGAGCTCGTGCAGCTCCTCGCGCGGCGCAAGGCCGAGGCGATCGTGGGCCGCGACGTGGACGGCCGGCCGATCGACGGGCTCGTGCTCGGCGGCGACTCCGCCTTCCTGGTCGGCGGCGAGCTGCACGGCAAGCCGCACCGGCCCGAGGTCGCACGCGCGCGCTGGGCCGGGCAGAACGGGCGATCGGGCGTGCTGTGGTCGGGCCACTGGCTCATCGACCATCGCGACGGGGCGCCTCGGGCCGCGGTTGGCCGTCCCGCGTCGGCGGTGGTGGAGTTCGCCCGGCTCGACGACGCCGAGATCGACGCCTACGTCGCCACGGGCGAGCCGCTCGCGGTCGCTGGCGCGTTCACGGTCGACAGCCTCGGCGGGCCGTTCATCCGGTCCGTGACCGGCGATCCCTCGACGGTGGTGGGACTCTCCCTGTCGACGCTGCGCGAACTCGTCCGCGAGTTGGGCGTCCGGTGGACGGATCTCTGGGACTTGCGCTGAAGCGTCGAATCGGAGCCCGACCAGCCGGAACACGCGGAGCGGCATCCGATCATTGTTCGCGAACGACACGCTCCCCCGGCTTTTTTGTCGACCGCGCCCAAAGGCGGCTGGGAATCCGCCAATAGGCTTGGGGATCATGCGTCGCATCACCAAGGTCCTCATCGCCAACCGTGGCGAGATCGCCGTCCGCGTCATCCGCGCGGCTCGCGACGCGGGCATCGCTTCGGTCGCCGTCTACGCCGACCAGGACCGCGATGCCCGCCACGTCAAGCTCGCCGACCAGGCGTACGCGCTCGACGGCACGACGAGTGCCGAGACGTACCTCGTCATCGACAAGCTCCTCTCCGTCGCCCGCCGCTCCGGCGCCGACGCCGTGCACCCCGGGTACGGCTTCCTGGCCGAGAACCCCGACTTCGCCCGCGCCGTCATCGCTGCCGGCCTCGTGTGGATCGGGCCGTCGCCCGAGGCGATCGAGCGCCTCGGCGACAAGGTCTCCGCCCGGCACGTCGCCGAGAAGGTCGGCGCGCCCCTCGCACCAGGCACGCTCAACCCGGTGGCGGATGCCGCGGAGGTGCTCGACTTCGTCGACGAGCACGGCCTGCCGGTCGCCATCAAGGCCGCATTCGGCGGCGGCGGCCGCGGACTCAAGGTCGCCCGCACGCGTGAGGAGGTGCCCGAGCTCTTCGAGTCGGCCACGCGCGAGGCGGTCGCCGCGTTCGGCCGCGGCGAGTGCTTCGTCGAGAAGTACCTCGACAAGCCCCGCCACGTCGAGACCCAGTGCCTCGCCGACGAGCACGGCAACGTCGTCGTCGTCTCGACGCGCGACTGCTCGCTGCAGCGGCGGCACCAGAAGCTCGTCGAGGAGGCGCCCGCGCCGTTCCTCACCGAGGAGCAGAACCGGCTCCTGTACGACGCGTCGAAGGCCATCCTCAAAGAGGTCGGCTACGTCGGCGCGGGCACATGCGAGTTCCTCATCGGCCAGGACGGCACGGTCTCCTTCCTCGAGGTGAACACGCGCCTCCAGGTCGAGCACCCCGTCTCCGAAGAGGTCACCGGGCTCGACCTCGTCCGCGAGCAGTTCCGGCTCGCCGAGGGCGGCGTCCTCGACTACCCCGACCCCGAGACCACGGGCCACTCGATCGAGTTCCGCATCAACGGCGAGGACCCGGGTCGCAACTTCCTCCCCGCACCCGGACCCATCCACCAGCTGCGCTTCCCCGGGGGCCCCGGCGTGCGCGTCGACTCGGGTGTCACGAGCGGCGACGAGATCTCGGGCGCGTTCGACTCGCTGCTCGCCAAGCTGATCGTCACGGGCGCGACTCGCAAGGACGCCCTCGAGCGCGCTCGTCGCGCGCTCGACGAGTTCGAGGTCGCCGGACTGCCGACGGTGCTCCCCTTCCATCGCGACATCGTGGCCCACCCCGCGTTCGCTCCGACCAACGGGCAGCCGTTCTCGGTCTACACGCGCTGGATCGAGACCGAGTACGACAACCGCCTCGAACCGTGGACCGGTGAGCTCGAGGAGGCCAAGGGCCCGGCGGCTCGCACGAGCGTCGTGGTCGAGGTCGACGGCCGCCGCGTCGAGGTGTCGCTGCCGAAGCGCCTCGCCGGCGCGACCTCCGCGTCGGCGACCGCCGGACCCGCGCCGCGCCGGCGCGCGGTGCACCACTCGGTCGACACCTCGACGGGCGACGCGGTCACCGCGCCCATGCAGGCGACGGTCGTCAAGGTCGCCGTCGCCGAGGGCGACAAGGTCGTCAAGGGCGACCTCGTGCTCGTGCTCGAGGCGATGAAGATGGAGCAGCCCATCGTCGCCCACAAGGACGGCGTCATCGGGCTGGTCAACGCCGAGCCCGGTGCGACCGTGTCCAGCGGCCACCTGCTCCTGTCGATCGCCGACGCGCCCGCCGCCTGACGGGCGTAGCGGCGTCGCGCCGACGGCCTCGGCGCGCGCGGCTCAGCCGAACGGCGGAGCGCCCTGCGGCGTGGGGAGCTCGACCTCGCTGACCTCCTCGCCCACGCGCGAGCGTCGGCGGCCGTAGAGCAGGTAGATCACGACGCCGATGGCGAGCCACACGAGGAACCGCACCCAGGTGAGCGTCGTGAGG is a window encoding:
- a CDS encoding response regulator transcription factor — translated: MTEQSDGGRGATTVAIVDDHEAVRLGLRAACRDAGYDVVADTADVPTLLAAFEDPGSEPPRVVLLDLSLGDGSSVTDNVRSVLASGSQVLVHSIADRVAAVREALAAGAAGVIPKSSPTSAVIAAIATVARGEALNNVEWASAIEADRDFAKAQLGRRERDVLHLYASGLPLKLVAQQLGIAHSTAREYLDRIRAKYVEVGRPAPTKVDLLRRAVEDGILPGLDAEAGDGRA
- a CDS encoding Maf family protein; the encoded protein is MRLYLASTSPARRQLLRQAGVEPLLVAPAVDEEAAVTAHEAEHGPLSPDELVQLLARRKAEAIVGRDVDGRPIDGLVLGGDSAFLVGGELHGKPHRPEVARARWAGQNGRSGVLWSGHWLIDHRDGAPRAAVGRPASAVVEFARLDDAEIDAYVATGEPLAVAGAFTVDSLGGPFIRSVTGDPSTVVGLSLSTLRELVRELGVRWTDLWDLR
- a CDS encoding class I SAM-dependent RNA methyltransferase, whose protein sequence is MAQDRRRRRPARGHRRGGSARPAAPGPVLDLEVERIAHGGVAVARHEGRVVFVADAIPGERVAAQVVDAGRERFWRAETISVLRASPDRREHPWAEASVDRAPEQRAGGAEFGHIAMARQRELKADVLRDALRRMGGVEAEAAVEPVDPAVAPGVDPEAGTGWRTRVRLHVAPDGTVGPYAARSHTVVPVASLPLAAPAIQAIAPIARTLEGATAVDLVAPADGDPQLIVRSPGDHRSRRDAAPTITERVGERRFTVDRDGFWQVHVGAAATLTAAVQDLVDPDRFDPAADNQDLYGGVGLLAAAVGDRFGSGVRITTVEADAGATEHAGANLADWVGARAVTARVDRYLDELAAAPDAATRGLRGATVVLDPPRSGAGRAVVDRLAALRPAQVVYVACDPVALARDVGLFRAHGYELEALRAFDLFPDTHHVEAVARLAAIV
- a CDS encoding acetyl/propionyl/methylcrotonyl-CoA carboxylase subunit alpha codes for the protein MRRITKVLIANRGEIAVRVIRAARDAGIASVAVYADQDRDARHVKLADQAYALDGTTSAETYLVIDKLLSVARRSGADAVHPGYGFLAENPDFARAVIAAGLVWIGPSPEAIERLGDKVSARHVAEKVGAPLAPGTLNPVADAAEVLDFVDEHGLPVAIKAAFGGGGRGLKVARTREEVPELFESATREAVAAFGRGECFVEKYLDKPRHVETQCLADEHGNVVVVSTRDCSLQRRHQKLVEEAPAPFLTEEQNRLLYDASKAILKEVGYVGAGTCEFLIGQDGTVSFLEVNTRLQVEHPVSEEVTGLDLVREQFRLAEGGVLDYPDPETTGHSIEFRINGEDPGRNFLPAPGPIHQLRFPGGPGVRVDSGVTSGDEISGAFDSLLAKLIVTGATRKDALERARRALDEFEVAGLPTVLPFHRDIVAHPAFAPTNGQPFSVYTRWIETEYDNRLEPWTGELEEAKGPAARTSVVVEVDGRRVEVSLPKRLAGATSASATAGPAPRRRAVHHSVDTSTGDAVTAPMQATVVKVAVAEGDKVVKGDLVLVLEAMKMEQPIVAHKDGVIGLVNAEPGATVSSGHLLLSIADAPAA